The Carassius auratus strain Wakin chromosome 19, ASM336829v1, whole genome shotgun sequence genomic sequence TTAgattaaaaacatttgatttcttaatattatcaatgttgaaaacagttgtgatgtttaatgttttatgtggAAACAGtgcttttttaaggattctttgatgaatagaaagttcagaagaacaacatttatttgaatttagcaTTTAGGCTAAatgatatgaataataaaaacaaaaaaacacaagtattaaaatgaaatgcataatttATCCCACACTATTTTTATGCTACCTGTCTGTACAATACCACCGATTTTTAAAACGTCTTGAGAAACTGACATGCTGTAACTGTGAAAAGTGATCTGACATTGTGGTTTTACAGGATAGAAGATAAAAGTAGCAAAAAATCATGGCATCTTTTTATtcaatcaataaaatcaataaaaatatgattttctgtCACAAGAGGGCGCTACAGcacaatacaaatatttcaatGTGATGTAGGCTACATAAGAGTGCTGGAAAAACAAAAGGCATTTTAGAATACGAATGTTGTTCATCAACGGAATATCAACATTAAgctataaaatgtaatgtttatgctAATTAATTTACAGTGTTATTTCTCTATGCACTTTCAGGAGAAGCATGCTCAGGTGGTGCGCAGAAACAAAGAGCTGATGGAGGAGTTGACAGCATGAGCACATCTCTCTTCACCCACTGTCCCATTACCCCACACCACCCCCTCCCCATACCTGCAACCTCCCGTCCCCAGAGAGACCCCCTCTCACCCCGCCACCGCTGCCCCGTGTAGAAAAGAGCCTCTGGCACCCCGCCCCGCTCAGACGAAGGGAATCGACCCTGCCCCCTCACCAACAGCATCCTCCCCGATATAGTCCAGAAGACAAAAggaacatcattactccagaaaaaaaagagaatgttTTTGCTTAAATCGAAACTAGTCAAAGTGGGTGTGGTTTTTTTGTAAATACTACCTATTTGTTTTATATGAGATGATGAAAAGTATTGCGGTGTGCCATTTTATAAGTTTCTCTCTGTATCTTTCTCTTTTAGTGGATGTACTCGTTTTCTCTCTATCAGATCTGCTACAGTTTCTCTTGTACCAGGCTTTGGTGTTTGTGAGTTTGCTGGCTAGCGATGTCTTCTCTAAACCCAACGATCATTTTAATGTCCCTATGTCCATGTGGAGAGAGTAAAAGCCGCCACAGTACAGTAAATGCAGCTCGAACCGGACACTATCATAGCATTTACAACAATCTCTAGCTCTTTCTTCACACATTCATCACAATACACAAACAGatacaacatacacacacatgcaaccaGGCAGCTTGATTTTAGTGGAAAAAGACATTAAGAGGAGCTGCGGTTAGAGCCACGCCGAAGTCATGTGACGTCTCTCGCCCCGTGCTTGACCATAGTCTGGGTTGCATTTTTGCTGACGGTGTAACATGAAGTTCTTGAGAATTGCTTGAAGTTCTCAATTCTGATTCGGCAAAGATTTAGGGGATTTCACGGGGGATTTTAGATGATAAAAATGGATGctgtgtgtaactgtgtgtgtgtgttaagagcaGTGTGGGTGGACGGTGTAACCCTGTGCCATTGCTCTTGTGTAAGTAGCTTTAATGTCACAAACCTGCCCACCCTCATCTTTCTCTTCCAGCTGTGCATTCTGTTCCCTTCACACATGTAACTCTGGGATCATAAGCTGTGGTGAATAAAAGCTTGGGGTTCTTGGAATGAGAGTTTCTGTCTTTGGCTCCGTTTTTATTTCATACAATATACATTAACATAGACACATGATTCCATAAATTTAACAGCTGTAGGCCACAAAAGTGTGAATAGCATAACCATGTGTGAAAGAACCTGAAGTGTAATGCCCTAGTTTACCATCAGATGGCAAAACATGACTTTGCAAGAAAACATGAGGCATACCACTAAACTATATCCCTATTGTATGTAGGTTTGTTTTATGCAGTAAAAAATACTGCATATGTGCACAgcatactgctttttttttttttttttacttagtataGCCTATGAAACAGTATTGGCTACAATATGCAAAAATATACATACGCATCTGCATTCAGCAAGTGGCTTTCGGCCATCATCATCTTGGACATCATTTATTTTGCAACcagttttgtataaaaaattTCCTTCAGGTAATGAGTCATAAGAAAATGTGTGAATTATTTGTAGAGCATTCATTAAGTATGTTGGATTTTGAGATACCTAGCACAGAATGCTctattacatactgtacattttgacAAATGTAGTAGGTCATCCGCTATTTTATGCATGCAGTCTATTTGCATACTGCATAAATAGTTTGAGCATGCTGAACATATTAATTTATCTTCTTAATATTCGAGGTTTAGGAAATCCAACCCTCATCTCTGGGGTGAATGAGGGGGAAAACATGCGATAAAAGCCTCTAAAATAGATTTAACGGCAGCTAGAGAAATAAAGAAGTGTGTTGGCAGAGTGCTGTGTGTAGGTGGGAATCTGTTTTACGGCTTTGGCTGGCAGGCACAGTACCCGTGGTGGCGTGGGAGTGCACCGCACCAGGAGCTCAGTGAGATGCTGTGATTGCTTTGGGACAAAGCTGCACTGTGCGGCCCTCTCCTCCCACTTTTCCATCTCTCTCGttccttctcttctctctctgtacCTCTCTCTTTCCTCCCTCTGCAGTCCAGGCCAGCCAGGCTGCCATTGTCCAGGATATCCCTTGGCTGTTAATGGCTTCCTGGATACATAGAGAGGCCCCTGGGCCGTGTTTGATATCAGTTCAAAACGCACGCATACAGGCACTGGTTCAAGCCCTATAGAAATGTGCAGCGCCTCATCTCGCTGGCATGAAAGGAGCCATTCATCCCCGAAGCATTAAATCACAAGCAAGGCTTATTTATGTATATCCACCTGTGAAGAACGAGGCTGGCTGGAACATTTCAAACACGCCAACAATTCTGGATGATAAAAACATTCTGTAGTTTTCTCTGACTGGAGATTCTTAGACTGTGAGGTTTGCCCATTcaacattttaattgaattgtcTGTATATATgatcatgttgaaaaaaaaaaattaatcattttgatataatttgatattttgatgaaatctatttttttttttatttttggctgatgCCTAATCAGgggcaataattattattattatttttttttacaaatgttaaaattataattgattagttaatatattataattgttaagattatttaattaaatgattatcaaatgaatttaataaaaacacaaaaccaatcattttaaatgctgcAGCTGAATTtatgcatcacaacattataatgttcagtgtaaaaatagatatttttgatatattttgagATTTGTCAAAAATACTCTAATTTTAAATATCTGACTGATACCAAtaagctgataattatttttttatgtaattgccaataacaaaaacaacaacaacaacaaaaaagccaacattaaaaaaatattatgtataataataaaacacttaataCTAAACTAATGattttaaatggttaatttatcaatctgaaatgtatataaaatgctgaattttttggcaaaacataataatgtacagtaagtTATTTTCATTAGATTAGGATTAAGATTAGGTTAAAAGGTTTAATAGGTTTAAATAGTCTAATTGTTAAATCTGTAATATCGACTGATAAGGGTTATGGTACCAGTATATTCGCATTTGGAATTTTTAATGTATCaatcaaaatgtcaaaaatgaaaaCAGGACATGAATATGCAAGTACAGGGCTATTAGCtagacatttcattttattacagGAAAGTCACACAGGTTAGTGAGGGACAGGCACAGTACCACACCATCTCTTCCAGTACTATCTATTCCCCTAGTCTTATCTGATTTGCCAGTGAAAATTCACTATTACCGTGAAACAATCTGGTTTCCCAAAACACTCCTCAAGTAGAGTtaactaagagagagagagatgatctgGTGCATGAAGAGGGAACTTGTGCACATGAGCAAACAACTCCGCTATGGACAAATCCAACAGTGCCTTTGCTACAATTAAATTAGTGCCGTTCTGAGAGATTGTCTATCTAGATTGTCTCTGAAAAGCTTTAACAGTGGCCTGTTCCTGCAAACAACaaattcataacattttatatacataaacacacaccgcAGTTCACTgaacaaaatgacttaaaatctttataaaaaataaagcactcaTCAAGTTGAGAAATACAGATTCAgttgcatagttttatattaatctGCAGAGGGTTGAATGCAAAACATCAGTGTCAACTTCATTGCatagtttttcattttcatgGAAATGCTGAACACGTTTCCTCACATAATAAGTCAAATCCTGCCTGTCATTCTGAAGGAGACTATTTAGGATGCATATATGTGTTTCAAGAGATCACAGCACTTCTGTACTATCTTTAacataattaaagggatagttcaccccaaaaaagaaaattctgtcatcatttacttaccataATGTCATTTCTATATTCCTCTAATTCTTGCCTGgaagataaaagaagatattttaaagactgTTGGTAACCAAATTGTCCCGCTTGGACAAAAATTCAATGGAAGTCAACGGCACCCAAAACTGTTTGGTaaccaacattcatcaaaatatcttcttttatctcCCACAGATGATGgctgagtaaatgacagaattttcttttttgggtgaactgtcccgtTAAATGGACATCTGGTTTGAGCTTAACTCCAATAACACCCATTCAGTGATGCATCTCATCTGCGTTTggctccagtctctctctctctctctctctctctctctcttttagttTACCTTGCTCCACTAATGGACAAAATAACTAGACTTGCTCAGAACCGAGCCTGTGAGAACCTGACACTCTCCAGAACTCATCTCTGCTCAGCCTGAGACAGGACAGCTTTAATACACAGGGTAACTGGAATAAGTACATTGGATCTGTATTCGCTTTTTCCCTTTGTACAAGTCTGCGGTTCTGTCCATCTCTTCAAAATAGTCAGATGTTAAAGAAAAGGGCATATCTAACTGACTGTCTGTCCacagttttcatgttttttaagtTCAGAAGGCCCCTATTTCCATGCTCCAAGGCCTGTAGGGCTTCCCCAGGCTGCTGGAGGGAATCCCGGGGCCCAGCGAGCTCGGAGACAGCAGGGGAAATGCGCTCAGTGGGAAGGGAAATGCAGACAGGCTGGAAAGTGACGTCAGGAGGGGTGGAGAAAGCTTGGATGTAGTAGGTGGTGTGAGCCCAGGGGGCAGGGAGGAACTGGGTGTCACCCGCAGCGGTCCTGTCTGCCCTGCCTCAGTAATCACCGTGCCAGTCAGCCTGCTGGGGGCGTGTGGCTCTGTGGAGGGGGCGGATGGAGATGAAGAGGAGGGCGATGAAGAACTGGAGGATGGAGGGCTGCTGGTGCTGCGCGGCTGCTGCAGGAGGAGGTGATGAGCCAGGTGTCCGGGCGGTGTCCCGAACGCAGAGCCCCACGCCAAGTGGCCCAAACCAGAGTGGGCTTCTCTCTGGGAAGCATAACTGTTCAGGTGCGAAACCAGGCGGATGCGGAGGGGGTCGGTGTTGTCCAGGCCCTCAATGATACTGAGGTAACGCGCCGTCTCCGCCAGGCATTCGCGGAAACCCAGGCCACGGTAATCCATGGCCAGAGCGTGAGCCTCAAAGTAACctgtgagagagagaacgagagctGTTGAGCGATCTGAGCTGATAATGATTACAGCTTGTGACAGGAAACAGCGCAGTTCTCACTGGGAGTGGCTGAGAGCGAAACTGAAATGATGCTAGATAAACAACTGagattaaaaaacactttacacttCTAGTTCGTCCTGTTTCAGTCGTGCAGGGGTTGGTAATTATTTTCACTGTGGGAATTTCCTTGAACAGATTCCCAAACATTGGTTGATCTCATAATGCAAGGTTGCGTTCAATTtgattttataataacttttattattcataaatcaTTAGAAGATATTataatgcatgaaaaaataaCATGTACGTAAAAGtagtgaaacattttaaaaagctgtaATACAGTTGTGACATGTAATATAAAAACTTGTAATATAAATACAAAGCTGCATATATATTAATGCTTATTAACCAAATTTATACTCAAagtgtattttctttaaaataagtgTAAAATAAGTACCTTTTCCTCCAGCTGCATGAAGCATCTTTAAATGATCAACGGTCATCTGTAAAATTTCTGCTTTTTCTAGTTTGGCAGAGCCCTGAGAACAAGAACAAATGTGATGAGTTAAGAGGTAAGACTGTATCATATCATAAAATTAATCCATTTCAAGAACTGATGTCATGTTCTTATTTTGGTTTAATTCAGTACATGTTTGGAAAAGGTTTATTCCAAAAATGCCATGAATTGTCAAGTGGTCCCAATCAAgtttaaagtactaaaatgttttcctttcaccttgaatatacattttcaaaatgttcaaatcaataaattatgagaTTCGGACATCTTGAGGATTGCAAGTAGTCATCTTCTGTTATATGGTTTTCTTGGCACACGACAATAaaatgactttatatatatatatatatatatatatatatatatatatatatatatatatatatatatatatatatatatatatatatatatatatatatatatatatatatatatatatatattaataatatttctaaaccaaattgctttattgtttttatgaaaTACTAACAAAGGATTGAGCCGAACTAATGCCAGCATTTCCTTTTTCAAGAGGTTCAGCTATAATGAgacttcaaaaaatatataaataaataaataattataataataattctagaCATTTACAGTAGCCAGACTAGAGATGTGAGTCAGGTGCAGTGATTGACACTCACCTGTTTCTCAAACGCGCTGGGCACAAGCCTGCGCAGCTCAGACAGACTGTTGTTTATCCGGTCCCTGCGGCGCTTCTCAATGATCTGTTCAAACCGATTGTGAAATCATTAATAACAGTCATTTAACAACAGTACAGTCATTTGTTCAGCATTACAGATTAAGTTTTAAGGGTTTTGCAACGATGAAAAATGCTCTTAGTCTTACCCCTCTGCGACGTTTTCTCGCTTGCACTTGAGAGGTAGTGGATGGAGACATTGAACCGAGTGGAGAATTCACaccgctttaaaaaaaataataaaaaaattatgcataagATAAATATTCCACATAACTCCGTTGTTAGACATGGaatttgaaatttacattttcattttgtgtacGTTTCAAATTAAATGTGCACACATTTAAATTTGTGGTTATTTTCTTCTCCAGTTAGTTGCAAGTTTAACGTTTTATCactcaaaaaaaaagtgaattgcaaaaaaacccaaaataaataaatgacaacttGATAACTTACGCATTTTCGTCAGCACTCTCCTTCTCCACTTCGATATTTTCATCGAGTTCGCTGTCTGAGGAGCTAAAATCGTGATTTCTCTTCATTTTTCTATAATCTTACAGAGTGTATCCGCAGCGTGTGTCAGGTGAGACAGAAGTTCATCCGTATGAACCGGCAAGCTTTCCCACGGTATCATTTCAACGCCGAAACTCGCCAGAAGAGGCGTGGCTAAACGCGTAGACAGCCAATCAACGAACAAACCTGAGATTGAGTGGCATGTCGGTTGTCAGCGTCGCAGTTTATCCCCG encodes the following:
- the hey1 gene encoding hairy/enhancer-of-split related with YRPW motif protein 1, with the translated sequence MKRNHDFSSSDSELDENIEVEKESADENAGVNSPLGSMSPSTTSQVQARKRRRGIIEKRRRDRINNSLSELRRLVPSAFEKQGSAKLEKAEILQMTVDHLKMLHAAGGKGYFEAHALAMDYRGLGFRECLAETARYLSIIEGLDNTDPLRIRLVSHLNSYASQREAHSGLGHLAWGSAFGTPPGHLAHHLLLQQPRSTSSPPSSSSSSPSSSSPSAPSTEPHAPSRLTGTVITEAGQTGPLRVTPSSSLPPGLTPPTTSKLSPPLLTSLSSLSAFPFPLSAFPLLSPSSLGPGIPSSSLGKPYRPWSMEIGAF